A region of the Bos mutus isolate GX-2022 chromosome 18, NWIPB_WYAK_1.1, whole genome shotgun sequence genome:
TTGAGTTCACTCCGGAGGATACCTTGTCTATTTCCCGGGAATGTCACCAGCTGCACCCCATCATAGGTGGCTGTGCAAACAAGGGGGCAAGGTCACATGGGTGGAGACCACTCAGAGAGGCCGAGCACTTCCTCTGTTCACCACAGAGGCATtcgttcattcactcactcattcattcattcattcctcaacATGTTTGGAGGGCCTGGTCTGTGCCCCCTGTTGATCCAGACACTGGATGGAGCTGAGCTGTCCTCAGCACATATGACTGCCAACACTGCATCTGTGGCTTCAGGGCTTTCACTGGCTGCCAGAGCCTGCTCTGCTCATGGAAGCAGCAGCCAAAGCACTGGAGAGTGGGCACACAGCCTTCCACAGTGACCAGTGTGGACTGGTACATAAATACCCCAGGTCCCCTGCCCTCAGCTGGACCAGGGTAAAGGCCAAGGAGCTCCTGGAGGAGTGGCTGGATCCTGGATTATTTTGCAGGTAGAGTCCACAGGATTTGCTGATAGATTGGGTGTaggtgagggtggtggtggtcaAGGGGTCCTCCAAGGCTTGGGGCCTGGCCGCTGGCTACTGGGAGGGCTCCTTACAGACAGCATACATCATCCTcaccatttgttgttgttattattgagtcactaagtcgtgtccgactctttgtgaccctatggactgtagctcaccaggctcctctgtccaggggatttcctaggcaagaatattggagtcggttgccatttccttctccaggggatcttcctgacccagggatggaacccacatttcctgcactggcaagcagattctttactgctgagccaccagggaagctcccctcACCACTTCCTCACcatagttctttattttttttttcagctgaaaGACTCTGAGGTCTGGGGGTCTTAGGGCAGGGCTCATggtcagagagagagacacacagctGGGATTTGGATCTGATGTCATGGTGAGTGCTGGGGACCTCCATATGGAGCTGATTACCATTCAATgcaatatgaaaagtgaaaaaaacttcAATCCAGCCAAAGAGCTCAgagaagtcttcctggaggaggtggtgcaTGAGCTAAGCcttgcaggaggagaaagaaccCACGGGTGTGGAAACGAGAATCAATgtaggggctcagtggtaaagaatctgcctgccaacacagaagacgAAGGTTCGATCCTTAGTCtggcaagattccacatgccacagaacaactaagcccctgtgctacaactactgagcctgtgctctggagcccaggagccacaactactgaagcccatgcacctagggCCTGTGCTTGGCAAGAACAGACGCCACCgcaggagaagcctgcacaccacaaccagagtggcccccactcagtgcaactagagaaaaacccacaaagcaatgaagacacagcgcagccaaaaagaaataaaattatctttttaaaaaagaattgatttAATAGCCATCTAGTTTGGACTCTTACTGTGAGCCAAGCACCATTCTAAACACACGTTAACTACAGCTCGTTATATTACTTGGCTTGTTATGTTACGAGTAAGACCCATGCTTGGGTGAAGTCATTTAGTAGGTTGTTTTAGTAGGTtgtaatctgtggggttgcacagagtcggacacgactgaagtgacttagcagcagcagcaatcagcatttagggctgcagtccatggggtcccaaggagtcagacatgactgagcacattgaGTGAATAATCagcatttaaaatgtgaaatgagcTGTAAAAGAAAGTATCAGAATGCATTGCACTTAGCAATAATTGTTATTTTATGACACTTATAAAGACAAGTAACTTGTGATGTGTAGATATATGAACATACAGGGTCAtgatttaaaaaacttgaaaGCCACTGGATTTActcgtttaatcctcacaacaaccctacaaGGTAGATTTCATTGTTACCATCCTTTTAATGGGAAAACAAGGGCTCAAAGAGGTCAAGTCCCCTGAAATACTCATGGCGAACATTTGCTTACTCTGTGTGTTGCAGCAAAGAGAGAAATGAGACTTTTCtgataaagaaggaaaataaggacCCAATGAACAGCCTGGGGAAATAGCATAAACTGGCCTGAAAGAGTTAAGCAATCCTAGTTTTGCTTTAACTGCCACTGATTCACTGTGCACGCCTGCCTTTCACAAAGCTAATTCCTTAACCACTCTCAGACTCTATGTGAGTTACACCCTGCACTTGGGTTCACCTTCCCCCACACTTCTTGTAACAATCCCCTATAGCATTCTTCCTTTCAGAAAGAAGATAATGGGCCAATAACCTTGGGATACAGCCAGCCAGAGTCACAGAGTCGCCTGATGTCAACTAGGGCTGTTTTGAAACTCAGCAAACGGAAGAAGAACACAAGACCTTTCTTACTTTGATCCTTATCACGTATCCCAGACCATGAGCCCCATTATAACGattataaaactcctcactagCCCCTCCAGCAGGGACACAGTTCTTATAATAGAGTAAAAGTAAAAAAGTGTGTCCTCACTTTGCCTGGTAAAGAAATAAAGtgactctttctctttcctccaaaaCCCTGTCTCTGTATCTTTACCCGGCATCTCCCACAGAGAACCAAGATTTTGGCAacaggtgccaggcactgttctaggtattTGGTGTGGATTAATTCGTTTGTTCCTCATAGCACTCCTACAAGGGTGGGTCTACCATGATtctattttacagaggaggatgCTGAAGCACACAGAGGGCAAGTCACTTTGCAAAGAGACATGGCTAGGAAGTGAAGGAGCAAGGACTCGGCACAGGTGGTTTGGGTTTCAGAATCTGCACATGCTCTAGGCAATTCTAGAAGAACTGGCCTTCAAATCACAGATATGTAGAccgatggtggtggtttagttgcaaaATCAAGTCCGACtgttgtgaccccgtggactgcagcctgccaggctcctctgttcatgggatttcccaggcacgaatactggagtgggttgccatttcctccttcagtggagcttcccgaccgagggatcaaacccggtctcttctgcctcctgccttggcaagcgggttctttaccactgagccccctgggaagcccagactgaTGGACCTCAGACTATTTCCCTTCCATTGGAGCAAAACCGGTCATGTGACTCACTTTGGCCAATAAAACATGGCGGAAGTACTGGCAGGCCGGTTCTGAGCCTGGGCCTCCAGAGCCTTGCAGCTTCTGCTCCTTTGATAACCGAATGAGCTCAGGCTACCTGGCTGGAGGATGGGAAGGCTCGTGGCCTAATTCCTCCCATCGCCCCAACTGCCAGCCAGGCCACTGCCAGACAGGGAGGAGGCCATTCTGCACCAGTGCCTAGGCAATCCTTCCAAACCTGCTGACTGCAGACACCAGAGTGAGCCTGGCTAAAATTAGCTGAGACCAGAGCTGTTGACAAGAATCAAGAGCTAAAAAAAAACTGGTTGCCCTTCTAAGTTCTGGGATGTTTGGAACGGATGATGGGTTCAGAATGGGTCCCCTGGGGCCCTGCGGACTGAGAACTCTGTCCCTCCCGCCCTGCcatggagggaggggtgggggggtgaaATTACCCTTGATCGGTATCTGCTCCGTCGCACTCCTGCGTCCCCTGCTGGTTTCCAGTACCACCGTGTAGCTGCCCGCATCTAGAGTCGTCACGTTTCTGATGATCAGGCTGCCCTGGGTGTCCAGCGTCTCCCGGCCAGTGTGGCCAGGCCCTGGGAGGCCCTCGGGAgagaagatcatggcttctggccGGACTTCATGCCCTCGGAACCAAGAGGTGGCGAGAACCCTATCCAGGCTTCTAGGGACTGGCAGGTGGGCATTGGCTCCTTCAGTCAAGGGGTCCAGAGACACAGAGGACAGCAGTTCCGAGGAGGCAGACCAGGTACTGAATGTGAGCAGGGTGCCTTgtaggagggtgggagggagaagagagagagagggagcaatGGGACCAAAGGCAAGATGCTGCCCCAGCCGCTAACCCCGTGCTGGTGAGAATGTGTGCCATGGAGAGCTGATGTGACAACggtgataataataaataaaaaggggcttcctaggtggcacagtggtaaagaatctgcctgccaatgcaggacacaagggttcaatcactgggttcggaagatcccttggaggagggtatggcaccccactccagtattcttgcctggaaaatcccacggacagaggagcctggtggcctacagtccatggggtcgcagacagctggacacagctgaagcaacttagcatgtacactcaatttatatatatatatacacacaatacatataaaacctatatatatataatatatatataattccatatgtgtatacatatggaaTTTCAGAGCTAGAACCATAGAGATAATTCCAGAAGTCCTACTTGACCGGAGCAtggctattttatttcatttctaaccTTCAATCAAATGTGAAAAAGTCACTATTCAATTTTTTCCTGTTTGATCCCAGAACAGGTCCCTGAatcactatatataaatataaatacaccaGAATGTTAAACTTGACTTCCATTGTCACAGAATCTCCCCAAAGTTTCCAGAGGCTGAGAACAAAAGAACATACACCAAGAACTCCCCATTCCCAGCTGAGGTCTAGCTAACAGGGTTGTTGTtgaattagtcactcagtcctgtctgactctttgcgaccccaaggactgtagctcgccagactcccctgtccatggaattctccaagcaagaatactggagtgggttgccattcccttctccaggggatcttcccaacccagggactgaacctgggttcacctgcattgcagacagattctttagcatctgagccatcaggggagcccagCTAACAGGGGTTACCCATCACCAGTTCTGCCAGCACCAGCCACTTTACCCCTGCCAAGAGAGAAGGCTGAGAGCTCACAGAGAAGAGGAGATGGCTCAGAGTGAGGTTTTTTGGGGGACTGGAGGTCCCCGCTGGGACTGGGAGTTTCCTCCACCTCCTGCTAAGTGAGGGGGGCTCCAAGGGAACCTCTTGGAGTGCTGGAGATGTGTGCTGTGGAATTTGTGGGAACTTAGACCTGTAAGTCTTCAGGTGACAGATGGAGGCGGAGTGGGCAGGATGGATGTGGTCCATACCTCCTGCATTTGGTGGGACAACAGAGATGTCCACGAGTTTCCCATGAGCCAGTGTGAATGCCGCTGAAGGAGCCAGTCAGAGCTCTGAATGGGGGCATCTCTGGAGCCTGTCCTGGCAAAAAGCCCCATAGGAGACGACTTGCTGGGTAGATTCCCCACCCAGGAAGATCTCTCCAACATGCCTCAGCCACACAGAAGGCCATGTCCCCACCTTACCACTACAGCAGTCAAGTTGAAACCTTCCTGCACCCTCCTTGCCTTCCTCTCCTCTACCCTCGGcctggtggggtggagggggtgggcacAGACCTCACCTCTGGGTGGGGAGAAAGGACACAGAGAGACATAGGAACAAGGCCCACCACATCCCCCTACATCCTCACTGCAGCCTGACTCAGGTCCGAGCTGGGGCAGGAGTGAAGTTCTCAACTGTGGCTGAAGTTTTGAAATTACACAGAACTGAACTTTTTAAGGACTGGACAAAGAAGCAATTCATTTACTCTCCAAGAGGTAAATGTGGGTGGTTTCTGGAAAGTGTGTTCTTGGTGGCCAGATCATAAGGGGCCAAGTCCTCCTTCTGTTACTTTCAAGCTGTGTGGCCTGGGGAGGACCCATAACCTCTCTGTGTGTCAGTTTCCCGCTCTATGAAATGGGGCTCCTGTGGCTCTAGGCTCCTGGGGTTAAGAATTAACTGTTACTACATGAAAGCACTTAGAAGAGGCTGACATGGAGAAGTACTCAGTCACAATGGCCTCTTTTTATTATGATTGTTATACTATTTTCATTGTTATGGTTGttattgaaaaattattattagaTATGGATAGCTAGAGTCAGACAGGGTGCTCTGGTGGAAAAGGGCTGGCTTGCGGGTACTGAATTCTTATTTTGCCTTTGCCAGCCGCCTGCTCTTGAGCAAGTGACCCCACCCTTATCTGAGCCTCACTTTACTCCTTTGTAAAAGGGGTCAATCACAGAGGCCTCTTGGGGATTTCAAGAGCTCTTGTGCGTCGGTTGCCCATGCTGCGTGGGCTGTAACATGACCAGAGTCAGAACTCAGAGTAGGGGCGTCTCTGATTTGGATAAAGACTCTCCTCCTCTCCAAGGATGTCTCCTCTTTGTCCCCAACCCGTGAGTGCAGCCCTTGTCTCTAACGCACCTGTTAGAAGCAGACTTGTCCAGGCGGGGCTGTGGCTGGAGCTGGTGCCCAGAGGCCACATCATGCCACGTTCTGTCCTGCAGCGGAGGCAGCTGCGCAGAAGAGGCCGCCCTTCTGGAGTGGGGTCTCCTAGACCACACAGTCAAGTACACAACCTTGGCCCCGCCCCCGCAAGCTCCCGCCCATTCCCTGGCCACACCCACACGGTGCCCAGCCTTGGTCTCCAGTGATGAGCTGGGAAGTCTCTTCTCCAGCACTGGGTTCGTGGCGGGTGGCGAGCAGGCTGGGGAAGGGTCTTTGGAGAAGAGGCTCTGGAGTTGAGCTCACCTCTCTCTCCGGCTCCCGCTCCCAGCCCCTCTGGGCCGGGAGAACGATGAAGATGGAGAACTAGGACAGAACTGTCCCTGGAACAGAGGCAACGACGGGCCAAAGGTCACCAGGTAGGCGGGGAGCTAGGCCTCGTGCTGGCCTCCTGAGTTTGCTCTAGACCTTCAGACTATTAACTCTGagcctctgtaaaatgagggggtTGATAGTGCCTTCCCCAGGGTCAGAGGGGCCCATTCGTACAGAAATCAGGTGCTCAACAGAGTGTCTGGCATGTCCTAGGTACTCAAAAAATGGCCGTGGCTATTACAATAAtgctaattataattattattattggaaTCTTGGATGTTCTCAAGTCATGATCAGGAGCCCTTTCTCATGGCTGTGCTCATATTATGTATCCTAAATTTTGGATTCTAGAAGGAGAAGCCGCCAAAGCTTCTTTCTCTCATCCTTTTGGCCCTTCAGGCCTAGTCTTTCCTAATCAAGTTAATAATAATACTGCCCAAATACTAGCTTGGATTTACTGAACACCCATTGGGTGCCAGTTATTGCTATTTACAATTGTTTTCTGGTTGGCTCCTCATAGTACCTTGAGGGGTTGATATGAACATCCTCATTTTCCAGGGTTCACAGAGGCTAAGAAATTCATGCAATGCCACACAGCTATTCATAATGGCTTTTGTCAGTTCTTGGAGTGAGCCACCTCAGGGCCTTAGTACTGCTGCTCCTTCTTGGAGGCTTTCACGAATCATCTCATGACTGGCTGAGACGAGAATAATCATCATCTCATTATTCTAATCTCAAGTCAAATATCAATTCAAATAGTAATGCCCCACAAAGGTCTTCCCTAAACACCTACTGTAAGTCAGGCCCCTCCTGCTTCTTGCTAGCAAGATACACTGCTTTATTTTCAGTATAATATCTGCTATTATACActctgaaatcatttctttttttgtttattatttgtctCTTATCCCCCACACCTACCTCCCTGGCTAGAATGTCAGACCCAGGAGGAGCCCTTCAGTCATGTTTGGCTCATGACTATGTCCCAGGGTCTAGAGCAGTACTAATACCTGGCCCATCATGGATACCCAATAAATTTCCTTTAGTGAATGCATGAAAGAATGAGTGttggaaataatgaaataatgggaGTGTTGGAATTTgaactcatgtctgactcagaAGTTCCTATTTTTCTCTCCCAGAGATGTCTAGGTTCTATCCAACCCTGGGACAAAGTCTCCCCCTTGAATCTCTAAAAGTAGTCATCATCAAGTGACAGAGTTATGTCTTTACTGGTACTAGCCATACTGccttttttatgatttttctgaAGGCCTCTGCTAGGGCAACTAGCCAGGCCAGGGGATCAGGGATGGgtaataaacaaatatttgcagTATGGTTAATAACCACCTATGGATGAGAACTCTGTGGTTTCTGATCCGCCAGTGTTCATGTTCTTTTATCTAGGTGATAACAAGTGGAGCTTCTTTTGAGAAACTAACTTCCTCTTGGTTCCAGGGAGCCGAGGAGCCCAGGCCTGACCTATCAGAGCACTTTACACTCTTCAACCACAGTGACTGAGTGAGGGCTGGAGTTGTGACCCGAGCTTAACCGATCAGAGCATTTTAGCCTCAAGCCTCGGTAATTTCTTGAGACTTGGGCACATACCCAAAGCAGGCCAAGGAGGAGAAAAATGAGGACTTTTACTGGAATTCTGGGAAATATAGCACTGCTTTCTCCTGGGCTTACTAAGCAGAAGGGATCTAAATGTGGAGCTGCTTGGGGCCCTCTTCCTACCTTGAGTAGAGAGGCTGTAAAGGAATGAGGCCAACACACAGGAAAGCACAGCTAGAATGAACAGAAATTTCAGGGGATATCATTTAAACACCCAGATCTAGCTGTGCCTGAAGCTGGTACTAATGTTGACTTCACATTTTGTGTTGCATGAGTCTATATATTTCCattgatcttcccagaccagtttGATTTGGGATTCAGTTACTTGTCTCCAAAAGAAATTtgattgaaagaaaaagtgaaaaacagagtTTTGAGACCATATGATTTGGGATCTAGCAGAGACCGATGATGGCAGGGGAAGTGCCCTGTGAAGGAGATGGTTAAACTGACcctgagggaggaggaggatTTAGCAGGTCGGTGTTTCGCAACTTACCACATTCTCTTACCACATCATAATACCTTCCATATGCACACCCACATAGATTTCAACTTATTTACTTAATAGTTTTCCTTAAAACAACTCAACTAAAATAAGCTCAACTCAGTTTTTAAACACTAAAATTCACAAAATTATATACTAATATGCAACTTGTATTAACacagatgaaaattaaaacataacgATGAATATAAAACCTATTTTTCCACATAACTGGTGTAAATTTTTTGGCGTGTCACCAAAAGAATACGAgccccagtctgttgtttcatgatGAGAAGATACTTAACATTTCTGAACTGtacctcaaaaataaaattaactgtaCCTTAAAATTTTGTATCATGAGGTGTTTTTTgaaaccacaattaaaaaaaatttttttttaaccagaagaGAGCCAGGAGCAATCATGTACATAGCTTGTCTTTACAGTCTAAAATAAACCCTTGCTTATATTCCAATAAATGGCAAAATTACATATGTAGAAATCATAACAAACCATCATCAAGTCTGTAGTTAACTTGGGGAAGGGACTGAATACTCAAATAGGAAGAAAGAATGCAAATGGGAGATGCAATATCTAATAAGTTACTTCTCTTTCATTAGAGTCAGACAGCTTAGTCTACCATCGGTAGTGATGTCATGGGAGTGTTATGTAGCTCCTCATATGATGTGATAAGAAGGGGACTTCATCTCTATGGtatttctcccctccctccaaacCTATAACCCCAGTCTGAGAAAAACTCAGACCAACCCAGACTGAGAGACGTTCTACAAAATCTGACCAGTGTTCCTTAAAACTTTGACAACCATGAAAAGCAAGGTAAGACTAAGAACCTGCCACAAAGGAAACCCaggagacatggaaacaacatgTGATATGGTAATCCGGATTGCATCCTGAAACAGAAGAACTTTAACGGAAAAATTGGTGAAATTAGAATACAGTCTAGAGTgtaatggaaacaaacaaacaaacacgagTCCTACTTGGAGGACATAATCCTGACATAGCAATTGCTAACATTTACAGAGAACTCAACTCTGAATGGGGCACTGCTGTAAACACTTTAGCTCATTTATTATCTGTTAGCTAATTTATCGGTTAGCTCATTATCTGTTAGCTCATTTATCCTTTCAACACCCCTCTGAGGCAAGTGCTGCCATTCCCCtattacagaggaggaaatgaagtcATGGAGAGGGTGAGTGACTTATCTAAGGTTACACAGCTGGTGGATGGCTGGGCAGACCCAGGTGCCAGTTTCCAGAGTCTGTGATCTTAAACATTATATACAACAATCTTTTATTGTCGTTtgggaaacaaacacaacatggcaaatcaactatactccaataaattttattttaaaaaatcatttgggcCTTCTAACATCCGTAAGTGGCAGAtattattgttttcatattttcgTATGAGGAAACAGAGATACATGGTTGAGGTTAAATaaattgctcaaggtcacacacatGTAAGTCACAGTCACCCCAAACCAGCCTCACTtccttcctcctgtcctcagacAATGCATTCCCCGAGGCACAGGTCAGATCCTGTGTCCTTGGCTCCTTGAATACTTGCAGCATCATTTATTTCttcgcgcgcgcgcgtgtgtgtgtgtgtgtgtgtttgatggtACATCAGAGGGGAGCAGTAAAgcatcattttaaaacaatttatttatttttggttgcactgggtatCTGTTGCTGCACgcggactttctctagttacagtgagtgggcttctcgctgcagtggtttctctttttgcagagcacaggctgtaatgtgcatgggcttcagtagttgtggcacaccggcTTAattgctccctggcatgtgggcttttccttgtccagggattgaacctgtgtcccctgcattggcaggcagattcctaaccactggaccagcagagaagtccaAAGCATCATTTTGTTAATAACAGGACAAATAGCAATGAGGTGCAGTTCTGGACAGAGTTGTGAAATGCAACTTGAAGGCCAAAAGAACTCCCAGTCCCGCCGGAGGCTAAGTGTGGATGGGGCAAACCTTATCCCACATGTTTCACATTTCCACGGCAGGATGTCCTGCCATTCATCAGAGGCAGCCACAGCCACTTCCAGGGGTTTTGGAAATATCTCTCTACATTTTGATTGTCACATGCCTGAGGATGAAATAGCACTGACATTTATTGCTGTAAAGATCCAGCAATAATAGATGGGACTGTCCCATATACCAGAGATTTGCCTCACCTGAAAAGCCaatagtgggacttccctggtggtccagtagttaagacttggtgcttccaatgcaggaggcacgggtttaatccttggttggggaactaagatcccacatgctgtgtggccaacaaataaacataaataaataaatactttaaaaaaagaaaaggccaac
Encoded here:
- the IGSF23 gene encoding immunoglobulin superfamily member 23 isoform X2, translated to MMWPLGTSSSHSPAWTSLLLTGTLLTFSTWSASSELLSSVSLDPLTEGANAHLPVPRSLDRVLATSWFRGHEVRPEAMIFSPEGLPGPGHTGRETLDTQGSLIIRNVTTLDAGSYTVVLETSRGRRSATEQIPIKATYDGVQLVTFPGNRQGILRSELNYSVILQWAALITPEPVLRWTFNGRPRGTGERLIIHRLSMKDLGTYLCLAKNSERVYLSQPVTIMLPQADVEPTEPAPISQKPPLSLSGGSAIALIVAASVAGLVLVGSMLFTFIQKLRSG